From Daphnia pulicaria isolate SC F1-1A chromosome 11, SC_F0-13Bv2, whole genome shotgun sequence, the proteins below share one genomic window:
- the LOC124315507 gene encoding carbonic anhydrase 12-like — protein MSVISFLQIVLLVSFGLANGAVIRVETVPKNAWNYDDPSQWPVDFSTCGGEQQSPINLDPLTAVEFAYPTLSFVNYDKAFVQVVTNNGHTIMLQLNENLPVTDLSYLSGGGLPPGVYYFHQLHFHWGSDVSRGSEHRIADQPFPAELHIVHYNGKYGDFATASAFPDGLAVLAIMMEEEAYDNIAFRHIQHFETIANPLDAQTYDVPIPIPLEDLLPDDPTAFFRYDGSLTTPECNESVFWTVFQTPIAISKRQLVKFRGVYDDESRPLENNYRPVQQLNTRVVSYRPSSPAA, from the exons atgtcgGTGATCTCGTTTCTCCAg ATCGTACTCTTAGTTTCCTTTGGACTCGCTAACGGTGCTGTCATCCGGGTCGAAACAG tGCCGAAAAACGCTTGGAACTATGACG ATCCAAGTCAATGGCCCGTTGACTTCTCAACGTGTGGCGGTGAGCAGCAGTCGCCCATCAACCTCGATCCTTTAACGGCCGTCGAGTTCGCTTATCCGACATTAAGTTTCGTCAACTACGATAAAGCTTTCGTCCAAGTTGTCACCAACAACGGCCACACGA TTATGCTTCAGTTGAACGAAAATCTACCCGTCACAGATCTATCTTATTTGAGTGGAGGTGGCTTGCCACCGGGAGTGTACTACTTCCATCAACTTCACTTCCACTGGGGTAGCGATGTCAGCCGAGGCAGTGAACACCGCATTGCCGATCAACC ATTCCCGGCTGAACTCCACATTGTCCACTACAATGGAAAATACGGAGATTTCGCCACCGCTTCCGCATTTCCCGACGGTTTAGCTGTTTTAGCCATCATGATGGAA GAGGAAGCTTACGACAACATTGCATTCCGTCACATTCAACATTTCGAAACGATAGCCAATCCCTTAGACGCCCAAACCTACGACGTGCCGATCCCGATTCCACTTGAAGATCTGCTTCCGGACGATCCTACGGCCTTCTTCAGATACGACGGCTCTCTCACAACGCCCGAATGTAACGAGTCAGTTTTTTGGACGGTTTTCCAGACTCCCATCGCCATTTCAAAGCGTCAG CTGGTCAAATTCCGAGGGGTATACGACGACGAGAGTCGTCCGCTGGAAAACAACTATCGCCCAGTTCAGCAATTGAACACCCGCGTTGTCTCTTACCGCCCGTCTAGTCCAGCAGCTTAA
- the LOC124315233 gene encoding protein TAPT1 homolog → MPSFYSFVRAELYRGYQLENDEERYVARRQKVYLFMKIPREVEKFMSYGFFQCTDAFLFLFTFLPLRFVLAIWGMVTRPILHFFCFSKIKYKRILQPSEIVDVLKGTIIIICCIILSHVDMAMMYHLIKSQSVIKLYIFYNMLETGDRLFSVFGQDIIDALFWTATERKGRKREHLGVIPHFIMAVIYVLLHTVLVLLQATTLNVAINSSNKALLTIMMSNNFVELKSSVFKKFDKNNLFQLSCSDVRERFHLSILLLVVVIQTMREYMWKEERFWVLIPDCLMVILAEVIVDWVKHAFITRFNDIPSNIYQEFTLSLAYDLAATKQKHAFTDHSDLVARRMGFIPLPLGVLAIRIVSQAIQINNFGDSFVLFFAFLCLGSFRILSNIVTLGKACDLIDTHQKQRATTATAATATTAAGLAATAMSSTTESASPRASRSERRAVATEDRECPPKNDVFPEPPGLFVRSMSIDDSQLSKLSSVPDPTDVDISTVPLKVRSASHSPPRRSDIGLHRRGSGRRMRISTPPQIPPLIPELGQPIFSNSTVSLTSICLNEEIFDEDDTLIEGNFK, encoded by the exons ATGCCTTCTTTTTACAGTTTCGTACGGGCAGAGCTTTACAGAGGTTATCAGTTAGAAAATGATGAAGAGCGTTATGTTGCTCGACGCCAGAAAGTGTATCTTTTCATGAAAATACCTAGGGAGGTCGAGAAGTTCATGTCGTATGGTTTCTTTCAGTGCACAGATGCATTTCTGTTTCTATTTACTTTTCTTCCTCTCCGATTTGTTCTTGCCATTTGGGGTATGGTAACCCGACCTATACTGCATTTTTTCTG CTTTAGCAAGATCAAGTACAAGCGAATCTTACAGCCATCTGAAATCGTTGATGTCTTGAAAGGCACTATTATCATCATATGCTGCATTATACTATCCCATGTCGACATGGCCATGATGTACCACTTAATCAAAAGCCAATCAGTCATAAAGTTATACATTTTCTACAACATGCTTGAG ACTGGAGACagattattttctgtttttgggcAAGATATTATTGATGCTCTTTTCTGGACAGcaacagaaagaaaaggaagaaagcgAGAACACTTGGGTGTTATCCCCCATTTTATTATGGCTGTTATTTATGTCT TGCTGCATACTGTTTTGGTACTTCTTCAAGCCACCACACTCAATGTGGCCATTAACTCAAGCAACAAAGCTCTTCTAACCATCATGATGTCTAATAAT TTTGTTGAACTAAAAAGCAGTGTCTTCAAGAAATTTGATAAGAACAACTTGTTTCAGTTGTCTTGTTCTGACGTCAGAGAGCGATTTCATCTTagtattcttcttcttgtcgtaGTAATTCAAACAATGCGAGAGTATATGTGGAAAGAAG AACGATTTTGGGTATTAATTCCTGATTGCCTCATGGTTATATTGGCCGAAGTCATTGTCGACTGGGTGAAACACGCATTTATCACGCGCTTCAATGACATTCCTTCCAACATTTATCAAGAATTCACACTGAGTCTTGCGTATGACTTGGCAGCAACAAAGCAGAAACAT GCTTTCACGGATCACTCTGATTTAGTTGCTCGAAGAATGGGTTTCATACCCCTGCCATTGGGAGTGTTGGCTATCCGCATTGTAAGCCAAGCCATTCAAATCAACAACTTCGGTGACTCCTTCGTCCTCTTTTTCGCGTTCCTTTGTCTAGGATCCTTCAGGATCCTTTCCAATATTGTAACTCTTGGCAAAGCTTGCGACCTCATTGATACACATCAAAAGCAACGCGCTACTACAGCTACTGCCGCTACTGCCACTACAGCCGCAGGATTGGCAGCTACAG ccATGTCCTCGACTACCGAAAGTGCATCCCCAAGAGCATCTCGATCTGAGAGAAGAGCAGTTGCCACTGAAGATCGAGAATGCCCTCCAAAGAATGACGTGTTTCCTGAACCACCTGGATTGTTCGTTCGTTCCATGAGTATAGATGATTCCCAACTGAGTAAACTTTCCTCGGTTCCCGATCCAACCGATGTCGACATTTCGACAGTGCCTCTCAAAGTTCGAAGTGCTTCTCATTCCCCTCCCCGCCGATCCGACATAGGTCTACACCGCAGAGGTAGCGGAAGAAGGATGCGCATATCTACTCCACCTCAGATCCCACCACTTATACCGGAACTCGGCCAACCTATTTTCTCCAACAGCACTGTTAGCTTGACTAGTATCTGTCTTAATGAAGAGATATTTGATGAAGACGATACTCTTATAGAAGGCAACTTTAAATAG
- the LOC124315610 gene encoding protein D3-like — protein MFKFIPFSIVCVLLQISLTHLTSASPQGYLSKAGDFWTTLGVVPVLIDAAPPETLIVEYEGGLTVNGGNQLTPTQVQNKPVKIQWPFQDGDLFTLCLIDPDAPSRDLPLLREFQHWIVVNVPGNDFMKGEALAVYLGSQPPPLTGFHRYTFLVYKQPNYLTCDENRLLEQNIKGRGKFSIRKFAAKYNLGQPVAGNVFLSKA, from the exons ATGTTTAAGTTTATcccattttcaattgtttgtgTGCTACTGCAGATAAGTTTGACTCATTTGACATCCGCTTCTCCACAAGGTTATTTAAGTAAAGCCGGAGATTTCTGGACTACTCTGGGAGTTGTCCCAGTTCTTATTGATGCGGCTCCTCCAGAAACACTTATT GTTGAATATGAAGGTGGTTTAACTGTAAATGGAGGAAATCAATTGACACCTACTCAGGTACAAAACAAGCCCGTCAAAATTCAGTGGCCCTTTCAAGATGGAGATCTTTTTACTCTTTGCTTAATCG ATCCTGATGCTCCTTCACGGGATCTCCCGCTATTAAGGGAGTTTCAACATTGGATAGTCGTAAACGTTCCTGGGAATGACTTTATGAAAGGGgag GCTTTGGCTGTTTACCTGGGCTCTCAACCACCTCCATTAACCG GTTTCCACAGATATACATTTTTAGTGTACAAACAGCCCAATTATCTTACATGTGACGAAAACCGCTTGCTGGAACA GAACATTAAAGGCCGtgggaaattttcaattcgaaaaTTTGCCGCAAAATATAATCTCGGACAGCCGGTGGCTGGAAATGTATTCCTATCCAAGGCATAA
- the LOC124315559 gene encoding protein D3-like produces MSVSGLRRLKVVNKYVDSIRSVSSFSRSLVSRQSLCFRLNTTSYSSLLPSAKFSSTHFRLASSQSNTIKAAMETHEVVPDVIDVAPAATITIKYDSGVAVDGGNELTPTQVQNQPIHIEWPVEEGAHYTLCMTDPDAPSRNTPTFREWHHWLVVNIPGNDIKNGEVLSQYVGSGPPEGTGLHRYVFLAYKQPGPLTCDEPRLTNRSGKHRGKFSIRKFAEKYNLGQPIAGNVYQAKWDDYVPKLYEQLGDD; encoded by the exons ATGTCAGTTTCAGGCTTAAGACGACTGAAAGTAGTCAATAAGTACGTCGATTCGATTCGTAGTGTGTCGTCTTTCTCACGCAGTCTTGTCTCGCGGCAGTCGCTCTGCTTTCGCTTGAATACGACGTCATATTCTTCCCTTCTACCATCAGCCAAG TTTAGTTCGACACACTTTAGACTCGCTTCATCGCAAAGCAATACAATTAAAGCAGCCATGGAAACTCATGAAGTCGTCCCAGATGTTATTGATGTTGCACCTGCTGCAACCATTACG ATCAAGTATGATAGTGGGGTAGCTGTTGATGGAGGAAATGAACTGACCCCAACTCAAGTCCAGAATCAACCCATTCATATTGAGTGGCCTGTCGAAGAAGGAGCCCACTACACTCTCTGCATGACTG ATCCTGATGCCCCTTCAAGGAATACACCAACATTCAGGGAATGGCATCATTGGCTTGTTGTGAATATTCCTGGCAATGATATCAAGAATGGAGAG GTTCTTTCCCAATATGTTGGATCTGGTCCTCCAGAAGGCACTG GTCTGCATCGATACGTATTTTTGGCTTACAAGCAGCCTGGCCCTCTTACCTGCGATGAGCCTCGTTTGACCAACAG ATCAGGCAAACATCGTGGAAAATTCTCCATTCGTAAATTTGCGGAAAAGTATAATTTGGGTCAGCCAATTGCTGGAAACGTGTACCAAGCGAAGTGGGATGATTATGTCCCTAAGCTCTATGAACAGCTTGGAGATGATTAA